From the genome of Cryptococcus tetragattii IND107 chromosome 8, whole genome shotgun sequence, one region includes:
- a CDS encoding WD repeat-containing protein, with product MDEETAYELERQRTIAENRALLDSLGLDPLSASSPFGSSPAPVSNKTKTKPKQPKTAPKKRKAPVIAADEGPRRRSGRIAGLEADGDALKAKVEEEEKEREILRVVNRKERGKVMDVGKMVEDTPEDEIKDMETYLQSIAELSNPRTYPAETVSAREAYADSDTVPSEVQRLKDAFKDMSLKGNTKVTSERVFSMCVHPEKTKTLVLVGDKYGQLGIWDALGPAMEKPENEDDTSGLKAEEGEDEYQEGRVWRVQAHAKNSISCMKVDPVNGSGLFSTAYDCSLRHLSFSTLQSTELFSFQDEDMLINHFDLSPSAQEAWMVDKNGGISHWDTRESKKESGRRRWVVQEEGRGAKLGGISVNPLMPYMICTAGNDQHVRIWDTRHLFPISSNPIPLASLPTPPPTATEEPPPTATEETHPIVESDYHTVTSYLASPKGKHLMRAKWQHGKSCSSAYWDPWGRRILTTSYDDNLRIFTIDPASLVDRHLHDHSFKPSRIVRHNCQTGRWLTILRAQWSLNMDYMPHFTVGNMKRTLDVVSATGEKIVALWTDSVTAVPTVTASHPNIVDRVVGGNTSGRIQLWSSGDSV from the exons ATGGACGAGGAAACAGCATA CGAACTCGAGCGTCAACGGACGATTGCAGAGAATCGCGCCCTTCTAGACTCTTTAGGTCTCGATCCATTGAGTGCGTCGTCCCCATTTGGTTCATCCCCGGCGCCTGTGTCCAACAAGACCAAGACCAAACCAAAACAACCCAAGACAGCGCCCAAGAAACGCAAAGCGCCTGTGATCGCTGCTGATGAAGGGCCAAGACGACGATCAGGCCGGATTGCAGGGCTGGAAGCAGATGGGGATGCGCTAAAGGCtaaagtggaagaggaagagaaggaaagggagattCTGAGGGTCGTCAacaggaaagagaggggaaAAGTCATGGATGTGGGGAAAATGGTTGAGGATACGCCAGAAGACGAGATCAAAGACATG GAAACGTATCTCCAATCTATTGCCGAGCTATCGAATCCTCGGACCTATCCAGCGGAAACGGTATCTGCTCGAGAAGCGTATGCCGATTCTGATACCGTCCCCTCGGAAGTGCAAAGACTCAAAGACGCATTTAAAGATATGAGTCTGAAAGGCAATACCAAAGTGACGAGTGAACGAGTATTTAGCATGTGTGTGCACCCGGAGAAGACCAAGACACTTGTGTTGGTGGGTGATAAATACGGACAACTTGGAAT ATGGGATGCTTTGGGCCCGGCCATGGAGAAGCCTGAGAACGAAGATGATACCAGTGGGTtgaaagcagaagagggcgaggacgagtatcaagaaggacgagTATGGCGGGTACAGGCACATGCAAAGAACTCGATTTCTTGTATGAAGGTTGATCCTGTCAATGGATCTGGT CTATTCTCTACTGCATATGACTGCTCCCTCCGacatctttccttttcgaCGCTGCAATCTACTGAACTGTTTTCATTCcaggatgaagacatgCTCATCAACCATTTTGATCTTTCGCCTTCAGCACAAGAAGCGTGGATGGTGGATAAGAATGGTGGGATAAGCCATTGGGATACGAGGGAAAGTAAAAAAGaaagtgggaggaggagatgggttgtgcaagaggaagggaggggTGCCAAACTGGGTGGTATCAGCGTCAACC CATTGATGCCGTATATGATTTGCACGGCGGGCAACGACCAACATGTCCGAATATGGGATACCCgccatctctttcccatcTCGTCAAACCCTATCCCTCTCGCTTCGCTCCCCACCCCACCACCAACCGCGACGGAAgaaccaccaccaaccGCCACGGAAGAGACGCATCCGATTGTTGAATCCGATTATCATACAGTGACGTCGTACCTCGCTTCGCCAAAAGGCAAACATCTCATGCGCGCTAAATGGCAGCACGGTAAATCATGCAGCAGCGCGTACTGGGATCCATGGGGCCGACGGATTCTCACCACGAGCTATGACGATAATCTCCGTATATTCACTATCGACCCGGCCTCCCTCGTCGATCGTCATCTCCATGACCATAGTTTCAAGCCGAGCAGGATTGTGAGACATAATTGCCAAACGGGGAGATGGTTGACGATCCTGAGAGCGCAGTGGAGTTTGAATATGGATTACATGCCGCATTTTACGGTGGGGAATATGAAGCGGACGTTGGATGTGGTTTCCGCGACGGGGGAAAAGATTGTAGCGCTCTGGACGGATAGTGTGACGGCTGTGCCGACGGTGACGGCTTCTCACCCGAATATCGTTGATAGAGTCGTCGGCGGTAACACGAGCGGTAGAATACAACTCTGGTCGTCTGGCGATAGTGTTTGA
- a CDS encoding homoserine kinase: protein MAARKYKIHVPCTSANIGPGFDVCGIALSLSLSLVVTIPSATPNAEPLPKIIYTGLDSDNVPLSPYKNLLTRVALYVLRANGITTFPPGVAIEAHNEIPFGRGLGSSGAAVIAGVLLGDLLGNLNLPKSRLLDFALMVERHPDNVTAALIGGFVGSYLRELSPQDMSAASIPLAEVLPEYPPDAGPDWGKSPPQPPHGIGHFVRFGWAKEIKAIAVSPRFELATAKARGVLPESYSRKDMIFNLQRLAVLTTALARSPPDPDLIYDAMGDRVHQPYRMTLIPGLPKILSTLTPTSHPGLLGICLSGAGPTILALATHNFEAIANEIERIFADEQVLVDHKVLDIDEKGSWVEDITEA from the exons ATGGCAGCCCGCAAGTACAAGATCCACGTCCCCTGCACTTCTGCAAACATTGGCCCCGGGTTCGACGTCTGCGGCAttgctctttccctctctctttccctcgtTGTCACCATCCCTTCTGCTACACCCAATGCCGAGCCGTTGCCCAAGATCATCTATACCGGTCTCGACTCTGACAACgtccctctttctccctaTAAAAACCTTTTGACTCGAGTAGCCCTCTATGTCCTCCGAGCAAACGGTATCACCACGTTTCCTCCTGGAGTGGCCATTGAGGCTCACAACGAAATCCCCTTCGGACGTGGCCTTGGGTCGTCAGGAGCTGCCGTCATTGCCGGTGTCCTTCTCGGTGACTTACTCGGTAACCTCAACCTCCCCAAATCCCGCTTGCTTGATTTTGCTCTCATGGTTGAGCGCCACCCGGACAACGTTACTGCTGCCCTTATCGGTGGTTTCGTTGGCTCTTATCTTCGTGAACTTTCTCCTCAGGATATGTCGGCTGCCAGTATCCCTCTCGCAGAGGTGCTTCCAGAGTATCCCCCTGATGCCGGGCCCGACTGGGGTAAGAGccctcctcagcctcctcaCGGTATTGGGCACTTTGTAAGGTTCGGATGGGCGAAGGAGATCAAGGCGATCGCCGTTTCTCCCAGGTTTGAGTTGGCCACTGCCAAGGCTAGGGGTGTTTTGCCAGAAAGCTATTCTAGGAAGGACATG ATCTTCAACCTTCAAAGATTAGCCGTACTTACAACCGCTTTGGCTCGATCTCCTCCTGATCCCGACCTCATCTACGATGCCATGGGTGACCGTGTCCATCAGCCTTATCGAATGACCCTC ATTCCCGGTCTTCCCAAAATTCTTTCCACGCTTACTCCCACTTCCCACCCCGGTCTCCTCGGTATCTGTCTTTCAGGAGCTGGTCCTACCATCCTCGCTCTTGCCACGCACAATTTTGAGGCTATCGCCAACGAGATTGAGAGAATATTCGCAGATGAGCAGGTTTTAGTCGACCACAAGGTTTTGGATATTGATGAGAAGGGTAGCTGGGTTGAGGATATCACAGAAGCTTAG